The Streptomyces capitiformicae genome contains the following window.
GAGCCCGCGTCCTCCCGCCGGCGGCCACAGCTCGTGCCAGCGCTGGTCCGCCTCCAACTGCGCGGCCAGCGACAGGAGCAGGGGCTCGCTGTCGGCCGGGCCGAGCAACTGCGCGCCCACCGGCAGGCCGTCCCCCACGAACCCCGCCGGGACGTTCACCCCGGGCCAGCCGAGCACGTTCCACGGCCAGGCGTACGGGCAGGCGGCGATCATCGCCCGATCGGTGCCGAGGCCGCCGAGGTCGAGCATGGACCCGACGCGCGGCGGGGGAGCGGCGGTCGTCGGCGCCAGCAGCACGTCGTATCCGTACGACGTGAAGAGCGCGCCGATCCGCTGGTGGAGCGTGGCCTCCGCGCGGCGGGCCAGCCTCAGGGGCGCCCCGGCGAGGAGCCGGCCGAGGCGTGCGGCGTCGCGGGTGCGCCGGTCGAGGAGGTCCTGCCGGGCGATCGCGCCGACCCGTTCGGCGATCCCGGCGGTGGCGCGCGGGACGAACGTCAGCCCGATCTGCCCGTAGCGCGGCTCCGCCTCCTCCACCACGTGTCCGAGCGCGGCGAGCCGCTCCGCGACCGCGAGGACCCGTTCCCGTACGCGGGGATCGAGCCGGGCGGGCAGCGCCGTGAACGGCGGCTTCAGCGACAGCGCGATCCGCAGCCGTCCGGGGTCGCGTCCCACTGCCTCGGAGGCCTTGATCGGGGCCGGGCGGTGCAGGTCGCCCTCGTGGTTGCCGCTGGCCGCGTCCAGGAGGAGGGCGGCGTCGGCGACCGTACGGGCGAGGGTGCCGTTGACGGTGATGCCC
Protein-coding sequences here:
- a CDS encoding amidase encodes the protein MAADRAPGLAECARALAAGEVTSRALVEKALARIEASQATVNAFRRVRAEAALAEADAADEELAAGGRRPLLGVPVAVKDDMDVAGEPTAFGCRGEFPSLPEDGEAVRRLRAAGAIVVGKTNTCELGQWPFTEGPAFGATRNPWHPDHTPGGSSGGSAAAVAAGLVPAALGSDGAGSVRIPASWTHLIGIKPQRGRISTWPHAESFQGITVNGTLARTVADAALLLDAASGNHEGDLHRPAPIKASEAVGRDPGRLRIALSLKPPFTALPARLDPRVRERVLAVAERLAALGHVVEEAEPRYGQIGLTFVPRATAGIAERVGAIARQDLLDRRTRDAARLGRLLAGAPLRLARRAEATLHQRIGALFTSYGYDVLLAPTTAAPPPRVGSMLDLGGLGTDRAMIAACPYAWPWNVLGWPGVNVPAGFVGDGLPVGAQLLGPADSEPLLLSLAAQLEADQRWHELWPPAGGRGLTRGVNGSARTR